One window of Mesorhizobium sp. WSM4904 genomic DNA carries:
- a CDS encoding PLP-dependent aminotransferase family protein — MTLWQPDPALIRRPAYLSLADQFARAIHDGRLANGARLPTHRRLADDLKLSVQTVSRAYEELIRRGLISGEVGRGSFVQTQRREPEPPYLPERLGEVIDLSILKPVCEPMHLEKLKQALSWLAENLPSSSALSFRPNMVFPRHRAVAVEWLKLCGLEASPQNICLTNGATAGMTVALMSVAPPGSTVATEAIGHHTLVPLARYLGFNLEGLPIDGNGLIPEALDEACRLSDIRAVFVQPSVINPTATLMDATRREQIAAVARKHDIAIIENDVLGPLVEGRPPAVAAFAPERTLYVTSFTKIVVPGLRIGYLAVPDRYVAAVANRHLVSNWMATPMVAEIATRWVNDGTAIELVNWQRGALRRRQEIAAEVLTGIDYRVHRDGLHLWLELPGDRAEESFVAQARLRGVAIAPGTSFRIADTPWHPAVRISLGSTTEGELRAGLSVVAKLLLGDPEHLLLAI; from the coding sequence ATGACATTATGGCAGCCAGATCCAGCGCTCATTCGACGACCGGCCTATCTCTCGCTGGCCGACCAATTCGCCCGCGCGATCCATGACGGGCGGCTCGCCAACGGCGCGCGGCTGCCGACGCACCGCCGCCTTGCGGACGACTTGAAACTTTCGGTGCAGACCGTCAGCCGCGCCTATGAGGAACTGATCCGCCGCGGCCTGATCTCCGGCGAGGTCGGACGCGGCAGCTTCGTGCAGACGCAGCGCCGCGAGCCGGAGCCTCCCTACCTCCCTGAGCGGCTGGGCGAGGTCATCGATCTCTCCATCCTGAAGCCGGTTTGCGAGCCGATGCATCTGGAGAAGCTGAAGCAGGCGCTCTCCTGGCTGGCCGAAAACCTGCCGTCGAGCTCCGCGCTGTCGTTCCGGCCGAACATGGTGTTCCCGCGCCACCGCGCGGTGGCGGTCGAGTGGCTGAAGCTCTGCGGCCTGGAAGCCTCGCCGCAGAATATCTGCCTCACCAATGGCGCAACGGCCGGCATGACAGTGGCGTTGATGAGCGTCGCGCCACCCGGCTCGACTGTCGCCACCGAGGCGATCGGCCATCACACGCTGGTGCCGCTGGCCCGCTATCTCGGCTTCAATCTCGAGGGTCTGCCGATCGACGGCAACGGCCTGATCCCGGAAGCGTTGGACGAGGCCTGCCGGCTCTCGGACATCCGTGCCGTCTTCGTCCAGCCCTCGGTGATCAACCCGACGGCCACCTTGATGGACGCCACTCGACGCGAGCAGATCGCGGCGGTCGCGCGCAAGCACGACATCGCCATCATCGAGAACGACGTGCTTGGGCCTCTCGTCGAAGGTCGGCCGCCGGCCGTCGCCGCCTTCGCTCCAGAGCGAACCCTCTACGTCACCTCCTTCACCAAGATCGTCGTGCCGGGCCTGCGCATTGGCTATCTCGCGGTGCCGGACCGCTACGTCGCGGCCGTCGCCAACCGCCATCTCGTCTCGAACTGGATGGCGACACCGATGGTGGCGGAGATCGCGACGCGCTGGGTGAACGACGGCACGGCGATAGAGCTGGTCAACTGGCAGCGCGGCGCGCTGAGACGCCGGCAGGAGATCGCCGCCGAGGTGCTCACGGGGATCGACTACCGCGTCCATCGCGACGGGCTGCATCTCTGGCTTGAATTGCCGGGCGACCGCGCCGAGGAGAGCTTCGTCGCGCAGGCGCGCCTGCGCGGCGTGGCGATCGCGCCGGGCACTTCCTTCCGCATCGCCGACACGCCCTGGCATCCGGCCGTTCGTATCTCGCTCGGATCGACCACCGAAGGGGAACTGCGCGCCGGCTTGAGCGTTGTCGCCAAGCTCCTGCTTGGCGATCCGGAGCATCTCCTGCTCGCCATTTGA
- the ehuA gene encoding ectoine/hydroxyectoine ABC transporter ATP-binding protein EhuA: MPAPIIKVDAISKSFGTFKVLDGLSMQVMPGEKLALIGPSGSGKTTILRILMTLEKIDGGHIQIDGEQLYHMERNGQLLPADERHLAKMRQKIGMVFQLFNLFPHKCVMDNVTLAPMLTKGVARAAAEKRAMELLDMVGLADKAKAMPAQLSGGQKQRVAIARALALSPKIMLFDEVTSALDPELVEEVLNVMRKLAAETDMTMLLVTHEMGFAHDFADRVLFFDRGRIVEEGKPDEIFRHPKQERTQGFLKKIIAAGHRV; the protein is encoded by the coding sequence TTGCCCGCGCCCATCATCAAGGTCGATGCCATTTCGAAGAGCTTCGGCACCTTCAAGGTGCTGGACGGCCTGTCGATGCAGGTCATGCCAGGCGAGAAGCTGGCGCTGATCGGCCCGTCCGGATCCGGCAAGACGACGATCCTGCGCATCCTGATGACGCTGGAGAAGATCGACGGCGGCCACATCCAGATTGACGGCGAGCAGCTCTATCACATGGAGCGCAACGGTCAGTTGCTGCCGGCCGACGAGCGGCACCTCGCCAAGATGCGCCAGAAGATCGGCATGGTCTTCCAGCTCTTCAACCTGTTCCCGCACAAATGCGTCATGGACAACGTCACGCTGGCGCCGATGCTGACCAAGGGCGTCGCGCGCGCTGCCGCCGAAAAGCGGGCGATGGAGCTGCTCGACATGGTGGGGCTGGCCGACAAGGCCAAGGCGATGCCGGCGCAGCTTTCCGGCGGCCAGAAGCAGCGCGTCGCGATCGCCCGGGCGCTGGCGCTGTCGCCCAAGATCATGCTGTTCGACGAGGTCACCTCGGCGCTCGATCCCGAACTGGTCGAGGAGGTGCTCAACGTCATGCGCAAGCTCGCTGCCGAGACCGACATGACGATGCTGCTCGTCACCCACGAGATGGGCTTTGCCCACGACTTCGCCGACAGGGTGCTGTTCTTCGACCGCGGCAGGATCGTCGAGGAAGGCAAGCCCGATGAGATTTTCCGCCATCCCAAGCAGGAACGCACACAGGGTTTCCTGAAGAAGATCATCGCGGCCGGACATCGCGTCTGA